In the Anaerostipes caccae L1-92 genome, TTTTGGATTCGGAACAGTAAAGAGCATAGGGACCATTGATTACTGCCAGAGCAAAAAAACATTAAGGGTGACATACAAAAATGCAGGAACAGCCCCTGTACTCAAATTTACTCTTGATCCGAACGGCTATTTCACGTTTTCTAACGGCAAATATGAATATTACGGTTCAAGTTCGGGCAATAAAGTCGGAGGAACCAACACTCTGAATTTAACAGCGAAAAGTAATTTAAAAAGGGACTTTGCGGATGCTGCCACGACAGGCAGCTTTGATATTAAAAATAAGCGCATCGCATTCATGCTGTCAGAACTTCTGATCGTATATAATGATGCGTACGATGCCAATGGAAACCCGGTGCCGGGAGTGACTCTTGACTCTCACGGCGGCTGTATCGAAGGGGGACAGATCTCAACGATACCTCTGTCTTATAATGTATCCCTGAAACCTTTGGGAACAATCAAGACAAAGATGTCTTCCAGCAAGACATCCTCCATCAAAGTTTCATGGAACAAATTAAACGGCGTGTCCGGATACAGGATTTACCGTTCCACAAAGAAAAACTCCGGTTATAAGTACTTAAAACAGCTTTCTTCAAAAACAGCCTCATACACAAATAAGAAACTGAAATCCGGTAAGACTTATTATTATAAAGTGCGGGCGTACAGCGATGTGTTCGGTGACAGATACTACGGATCATACTCTGCGCCGTTAAAATCCGGGACAAGGCCGGCGAAACCGAGAGTTACGGTAAAAAGAAGCGGACGGCGGCTGAAGATTAAATATAAAAAGATTTCCGGGGCCAGCGGATACAGAATTTACATAAGAACCGGGAAAAAAGGAAAGTACAAGAGAGTCAAACAGTATACCAGCGGCAAAAAAGTGTCTTATAAAAGCAAGAAACTGAAGAGAAAAAAGACTTACTACGTAAAGGTGAGAGCTTATAAGACGATCAACGGCAAAAAATATTTTGGAAGCTATTCCAAGGCAAAGAAAGTAAAGATAAAATAAAAACAGGACGGGTGACAACATGGAAATTAAAGTGTGTGAGACAGAAGAACAAGTGCAGACACTGGCGGAATTGGCCTCTGAGATCTGGCACGAATATTTTGTATCTATTATCTCAAAGGAACAGATCGACTATATGGTAGAGAAGTTCCAGAGCTACCAGGCATTAAAAAAGGCGATTGATGAAGAACACTATACCTATTTTCTTGGATATGACGAAGGAAAGTTAGTGGGGTTCTGCGGCGTGAAGCCGGATGGGAACCGTCTGTTTCTGAGTAAACTGTATCTGCACAAGAAGAGCCGCGGAAAAGGGCTTTCCAGCATTCTATTAAGAAAGGCCATAGAGTTTGCAGAGAAGATGGATAAAAAAGCCATTTATCTTACCTGCAACAAATATAATCAGAACAGTCTGGATATTTACAAAGCGAAAGGCTTTGCAGAGGTTGATTCCGTAAAAACTGATATCGGAAACGGATTTATCATGGATGACTACATCCTCCAGCTTGATTTATAAGAAACTAAAGAACTCCTATGCCGATAAAATCAGCATAGGAGTTCTTTTATTTATCATCTTCTTCTGGTGTGTCAGAAGTCTTATCCTCGTTGGAAACGTTGTCCTCGGAAGGAGTCTCTTCCTCAGATGTTTCTTCTTTCATTTCTTCTTCGTCCGTGATGTGGATGGAGAAGTAATCACGGCTGTCTTCCGCTGAATCCGGGAAAACATCGTCATCGTCAAATGCATCCGGATCCCAGTCATCGAGATCTTCATCCTTTTCCTGATCCTTTAATTCTTTCAGCTTGTCTATGATTGCTTTGATCTGGTCTCTGGCGATATATACAATTCCGCCGATGGAGATGATGGCAGTCACAACTTTCAGAAATTTTTTCAATTTTTTACCCATAGTGTCGTGCTCCTTTCTCATTTCTGGTATAATCATTGTAATATGAAAAATTGGAAAAAGCAACGCAATGCTTGACAAAATAAAGTTTCGTGATAAAATTTAGATAAGAAATATGATTTCACTTCAGGAAGGAGAATCAGATGAGCGATTTAAAATGGGGTATTTTAGGATGCGGGGTTATAGCCAACGAGATGGCGCAGGCATTTGAAAAAATGGGAAGAAAGGTCTACGGGGTCAGCAGCCGGACACAGACTAAGACAGAAGCATTTGCGGAAAAATACGGCGTCGAAAATGTCTACGGATCATATGAAGAAATGCTTGAGGATGAAAACATTGATGTGATCTATATTGCAACTCCACACAGCCAGCACTATGAGAATATGAAAAAAGCGATTGGGGCCGGGAAACATATTTTATGTGAGAAAGCGATCACAGTCAATGACCATCAGCTGGAGGAGATCGTTTCCCTGGCGGAAGAGAAGAATCTGACAGTAAGGGAAGCCATGACCATCAGCCATATGCCGCTGTTTAAAGAGCTGAAGGACAGAATTGACAAAGGAGACATTGGAACCGTAAAGATGGTGCAGGTAAACTTCGGAAGCAACAAAGGATATGATTCTACGAACCGATTTTTTGCACTGGAAGCAGCCGGAGGAGCACTTCTCGATATCGGAGGGTATGCCACGACATTTGCAAGAACGTTTATGGACGAGGCGCCGAATACGATCCTTACCACAGTACAGTATGTAGAGACTGGTGTGGATGAACAGTCCGGTATCATTCTGAAAAACGAGTCTGACCAGATGGCGGTGATCTGCCTTACCATTCGTGCAAAACAGCCGAAGAGGGGTGTTGTCACAGGAGATAAAGGATATATCGAAGTATACGAGTATCCGAGGGCTTCAAAGGCAACGATCACAAATACAGAGACAGGCGTTACAGAAACCATTGAGGCGGGCAGGACAGAAGACGCTTTAGTATATGAGGTAGAAGCCATGGAAGGAACCGTCAGCGGTACGTTTTCCGATAACAATCTGGAGATTTCAAGAGATGTCATGAAAATTCTGAGCAGTGTGAGAACACAGTGGGGAATGAAGTATCCATTTGAATAATGGTTGCCGTTTCCTTTTTCAATTGCTATAATGATAGTATTGTCAAAAGGAGGGGAATCATGATCAGGATATTTAAAACTTATGAGGGATCAAAAGAATTAAGAGAGATTACCGAGATTGAACGCGAATCCTGGGTCATGATGACGGATCCGAACGGAGCAGAACTTCAGATGGTGGCAGAAAAATACCAGATCGATCTGGACGATCTGAGGGCGCCTCTGGATGAGGAAGAACGTTCTCGTCTGGAACATGAAGATAATTATACGATGATACTGGCCAATATCCCGGTAGTACGTGCAGAAGAGGGGAAGCGGCTTTATGAGACGATTCCTCTTGGCATCTTTATCACGGAAAAGGTCGTGTTTACGGTCTGCCTGGAAGAGACCAATATTTTGAAGCAGTTTACGGACGGGCTGGTGCCGAATTTCTATACATATATGAAGACTAGATTTGTATATCAGATTCTTTATAACAATGCGGCTCTGTTTTTGGTTTATCTGAGAATGATCGATAAAAGAGCCAACCAGGTGGAAGAGATTCTGCATGAGACATCCAGGAACAAGGACCTGATCCAGCTTTACGATTTAGAGAAATGTCTTGTGTATTTTACCACTTCCCTGAAGTCAAATGAGGTGGTGCTGGAGAAACTCAGAAAGCATATAGGACTTAAACACTACGAAGAAGACCAGGAACTGCTGGAAGATGTTATTATCGAGAATAAGCAGGCGATGGAGATGACCTATATTTATCATAATATCTTAAGAAGTACCATGTCGCTGTTTGGTTCCATCATCGACAACAATCTAAACCAGGTCATGAAGTTTCTGGCTGCCATCACGATTGTGCTGGAACTGCCGACAATGATCTCAGGGCTTTATGGGATGAACCTGAATCCCGCAGGAATGCCGTTTTCGGGAAGCCCGATGGGGTTCTTCATCGTGAGTGCGTTTTCTGTGGCTGTCTGTGTGATCGCGGTGCTGATTTTGAAGAAGAAAAATTTACTGTGAGTTATTTCGTAATATTTGTAGTAAAACCGGAAAAGCTTTTTTACTGAAAACAGAAGATAACTGCTTTATATATTAAAAAGGGGACATCTATAGTAGATGGCCCTTTTCAGGTTTGGGAAAATTAATTTTAGAGGAGATAATGGTTTGGAAAGTAAAGTTAATAGAAAAGAGCGTGTGTTTTTTTTAATAGGACTAGTTCCTGTTTTTTGGTTATGTTTTAAAATGACGGGGAAAGTAACACAAGAACAGGCAGATTTTTTTACTAACGATGTAGCAGGTAGCCTGATAGAATTTTCTCCGCTCTTTATATTTTATTCTGGACTAATATCAACTATCTTTTATTTGGTTTTGTATATATTTCTATATTTAGTACAACTGGATAATATTCATGTATTTAAGTTGCCATTAAATGAGTGGGAAGATCAAATGTATCATATGGTAATCATAGGTTCAATTCTGACTTTGATTTTATCCACTTTTTTTTGTTTTGTTGCTGTTTTCATAATAGAAAAAAGTATTTATAATGGTTTGGTTTTGTTGACAATAGGTATAGTTTCAATAGTATGTATTGTTATATTTAGACGGATATTGAGTGAAATAAAAATAAAAGAGATATGTAAACATTTCGGTTTGTACATTCTCACGTTTTTTGTTTTCTGTTCTTTTGCAATAGGGATACTTAGCCCTGCTCCACACATAACAATTGAAACGAGATTTGGTTCAGATGGAAAAGTAAAGATTAATACAAGATCTAATGAAAAAATAAAACATGTTAGACTGCAGATACTAACAGGTGATAAGATTAAAGTAGCAGAACAGAAGGTGAGAAATTTTAGAACATCAGGGTTTTATCAAACAGACAAACGTAAATTTGATAAAGAGACAAAACAGAAAGAAGAATCCAGAACTTACAAGATTAATTTATCTGATTATAAAAAGGAGGTACTTCCTATGAAGAAGTACTTTGCACGTATTATTTTTGAAATTGAGGATGAGAGATATTTGTTAATAAATGAATTTTTCATCAATAATAAAAAATTTTACTATAACGAAAATATAATGAAGTATGAATATAAAGACTAAAAGTATAATTTTATATTTTCCGGTCAGTCTATGTCTATTGAGGTACTAGTTTTACTCAAGATTATCATGTGTGATTTTATTCGTAAAATAAATGAATAATTATTTTAACAGTCCGCAAGATATGTGAATTATAATAATCCACATTTTGTTATTCTAACATCAGGAGGTAGTTATATGGATAATAATTTACAAATGATCGGCCGGGCAGTGGATTATATAGAGGAGCATCTCACCGAGGAAAACTTGAGCCTGGACAGGATTACAGGGGAAATCGGGTATTCCAAATATCATCTGCACAGAATGTTTACGTTTGTTGTGGGCATTCCCATTCACAGGTATATCCTGCGCCGCAGGCTGACGGAGGCGGCACGGATGCTTGTATTTACAGCAAAACCCCTGACAGATATCGCACTGTGCTCTGGCTACGACACCCAGCGTTCTTTTTCAAGGAGCTTTAAATCTATGTTCCGGTGCACACCCAGCTTTTACAGAAAGCGAAATGATTTTCTTCCGCTTCAGATGAAATATGATGTCAGAAACCGAAGGGAGCTGAGGGGAGATAAGATGCTAGATGTAAAAATGGCAGAAGAGGATAAATTATATCTTGTTGGTTATGACGGAAGAACTGAAAAGGGCTTTAAAGTCATCGGAAAGTGCTGGAAGTTACTGCATAAAAATAAAGATAAGATTGGAAACCGGACAGATCAAAGGTTCCTCATAGGAGTAAATGATTATTCTCAATTCAAACTTGAACACACAAGCCCGGTTTTTCATTATATTGCGGCGGCGCAGGTTAGTCTGCCGGAGCGGATCCCCAAGAATATGAAAAGTTTTGAACTGCCTTCCGGCAGGTATGCTGTTTTTACTCTCAGAGGAAAAAACGAGGACAGTCTTGAGCCTGTTGTGGATTATATTTACCGGCAGTGGTTTCCGTATTCGACCTGCAGGCTGAATGAACACAGCCGTTATGATTTTGCCAAATACGGAGAAGAGACTGATGAAAAGGGAGAGAGTGAGATTCAGTTTTGGGTTCCGGTACTATAAGATATGGGACATTTCTTTGAGTTAGAAATGTCCCTGTGCTGTTTTAATCCAGATAGTGCTTCATATGTTTCAGAGCATTTTTTTCCAGGCGGCTGACCTGAGCCTGTGAAATACTAATCTCATCGGCTACTTCTGTCTGGGTCTTGCCGTCAAAAAAGCGAAGCCTTATAATGTTATATTCCCTTTCAGGAAGATGTTCCATAGCATCTTTTAATGCGATAGATTCAACCCACAATTCTTCTTTGTTTTTTTTATCTTTTACCTGATCCATCAAAAACAGAGTATCTCCGCCGTCCTGATAGACTGGTTCGTAGAGTGAAAGAGGTGTTGCGATGGCATCCAGGGCAAATAAGACATCCTCTTTTTTCATCTCAATCTCTTCTGCGATGGCCTCGATGGTCGGTTCTTTGTTGAATTTTTTGGTCAGAGCCTCCTTTGCTGTGATGGCTTTGTAGGCAATATCCCTGAGTGAACGGCTGACTCTCATGGAATTATTATCCCGCAGGTAACGCCGTACTTCTCCGATGATCATCGGAACCGCATAGGTAGAAAATTTAACGTTCAGGGAGCGGTCAAAATTGTCGATGGCTTTCATAAGCCCGATACATCCAACTTGAAACAGGTCGTCGGCATTCTCATTGCTGCCGGAAAAACGTTGAATGACACTTAAAACTAACCTTAAATTGCCCTTGATGTATTGTTCCCTTGCTTCCTGGTCACCCTGTTCGATCCTTATGAACAGTTCTTCTTTTTCTTCATTGGTGAGTAAAGGAAGAGAAGCAGTATTGACTCCGCAGATTTCAACTTTATTAAGTGCCATGATAATTCCTCCATTTGTAAATTGTTCTTGCGAACGATATATTAAAATCATTCACCAATCAAAATGGATTTATACGATGAAAAAATTGCCAGACCGTTTGACACCCATATTTACCAATGATATTATGAGTAAGAAGAAAATATAGAAATGAGGAATCATATCATGAAAAAATTACTGCTAATTTGTATGATGATATGTCTTGTTTTTTGTTTGGGGGGCTGCAATTTTCCCTGGGACAAGGAAAAGACAGGAGATAAAAATGTCAGGAAAGAAAACATAACAGCATCAGAAGTCAAAGATTCCATGAAGGGAAAACAGCTGATCATCGGCGTGTCCGACGGTATGGCGCCGTTTTCTGTCAGAGATGAAAAAACCAAGGAGATGAAAGGTTTTGACATCGATCTGATCAAGGGGATCAGCGAGTATCTGGGCTTTGAGTACAAGCTTCGCGTCGCTCCGATGAGGGAGCTTACGGACCTGCTCAGGGAGAAGAAGATCGACCTTGCTATCTCCGGTATCTGTATTACGGACAGCCGCCAAAAGGAGTTTCAGTTTTCGGATGTCTATTTTGAAAATACATTAAAAGTTATGGTCAATACAGATAAAAACATAACAGACAGAAAAGAACTGGAAGGAAAAACTATAGGGGTAGAGGAGGGAACCTCCAACGCAGAATATGCACAGACCAACCTTTCTGAGGAGAATAAGATTAAGGTTTATCCATCTATGGACAAGGTATTCAAAGATCTTGAAAAAGGAAAGATCGATGCTACGGTTTATGATGCAACAGGTGTTGATTATTTCATGGCAAATTATAAAGGGGACAAAATCTCTGCTCTAGATGAAAAGCTTAACTCAGCAGAGAGCAACTATGGGATCATGTTCCGAAAGAAAGATCCTTCCGTCGGAAAGTTTAATGTAACGCTTCAGGTATTGAATACAGAGGGCACCTACCAGACCATTAAGAACGAGTGGATTGGATCGGAAGACGAAGATTAAGAGGGGAATTCATGAATATTGTTTCAATTGTATTTGGACAGATCGTCATGATGTTTTGTATGATGGCTGTGGGGGCAGCCGCCTATAAGGCGGGCCTCATAACCGAACGGGGAAGCACAGATCTTTCCAATATCACCCTTTTCTTAGTCATTCCATTTGTAGTGCTCACTTCTTTTCAGATTGAGTTTGATGCAGACATATTCCATGGAATTCTGGTTACCTTTATTTTAGGAATTGCGGTACATGCGGCAGCGATCGTTTTGTCCTTTCTGCTGATCCGCGGAAAGGATAATGACCGGACAGTTCTGGAACGGTTCAGCATTGTGTACCCGAACTGCGGTTTTATGGGGATACCTCTGGCCCAGGCGGTGCTGGGTCCGAAGGGGGTTATATACATAACAGCATTTATTGCCGCACAGAATCTGTTTATCTGGTCTCACGGAGCTGCCAGCATGCAGGGGACATTTAACCGGGGATCAGTCAAAGAAATATTCAAAGCACCTGTTATGATTGCAACATTCGCAGGACTTTTCTGTTACCTGTTTCAGATTAAATTTCCTGTTCTGATCTACAATCCGCTGAAAGCCATCGCTGATATGAATACACCCCTGGCGATGATCATATCCGGAACTGCCATTGCGCAGACAAATCTTTTGAAGACACTGACAAGACCGAGGATTTATGTCATGACGGCACTGAGGCTTCTTCTTATGCCAATGGTCATGTTTTTGATCCTTCTCGTCGTGCCGGTATCCAAGGATCTTAAAATATTGTCGCTGCTTGCTTCATCTGCATCGACTGCGGCGATCACGACCATGTTTGCGGTGAAGTTTAAGAAGGATGTGGGCTACGCGGCAGAATTATTTGCAGTTTCCACGATTGCAGCGGTTGCCACGCTGCCGCTCATGATCTCTCTCGGAGAAAAATTTTTCTTATAATAAGACAGAAAATCCCATGGTTCTTTCCGCGGAAAGAACCATGGGATTTTTGTATTTCACATAAAATTCAGCTGTTTTGGATTCTCAGAAAATGATACAGCCAGCCGGCCTCTTCATC is a window encoding:
- a CDS encoding fibronectin type III domain-containing protein translates to MKIKRLITVLLTACFIIPQISEVKAAETYPNLDEKITVKSYSGEKYKAGEAPNEEECYALSSKGRNLDQTIVMPSDKVMVLENSGNQNYTDLRAVLEEDSCTNDIDLVLSSKQLRAQSKVSLKINFADKKTEPCLNRTAILLKEGNDVVKRIPFSYDTAGYRDEHDISVSQWSGEYAYFFGFGTVKSIGTIDYCQSKKTLRVTYKNAGTAPVLKFTLDPNGYFTFSNGKYEYYGSSSGNKVGGTNTLNLTAKSNLKRDFADAATTGSFDIKNKRIAFMLSELLIVYNDAYDANGNPVPGVTLDSHGGCIEGGQISTIPLSYNVSLKPLGTIKTKMSSSKTSSIKVSWNKLNGVSGYRIYRSTKKNSGYKYLKQLSSKTASYTNKKLKSGKTYYYKVRAYSDVFGDRYYGSYSAPLKSGTRPAKPRVTVKRSGRRLKIKYKKISGASGYRIYIRTGKKGKYKRVKQYTSGKKVSYKSKKLKRKKTYYVKVRAYKTINGKKYFGSYSKAKKVKIK
- a CDS encoding GNAT family N-acetyltransferase, with amino-acid sequence MEIKVCETEEQVQTLAELASEIWHEYFVSIISKEQIDYMVEKFQSYQALKKAIDEEHYTYFLGYDEGKLVGFCGVKPDGNRLFLSKLYLHKKSRGKGLSSILLRKAIEFAEKMDKKAIYLTCNKYNQNSLDIYKAKGFAEVDSVKTDIGNGFIMDDYILQLDL
- a CDS encoding DNA-directed RNA polymerase subunit delta; protein product: MGKKLKKFLKVVTAIISIGGIVYIARDQIKAIIDKLKELKDQEKDEDLDDWDPDAFDDDDVFPDSAEDSRDYFSIHITDEEEMKEETSEEETPSEDNVSNEDKTSDTPEEDDK
- a CDS encoding Gfo/Idh/MocA family protein, with the translated sequence MSDLKWGILGCGVIANEMAQAFEKMGRKVYGVSSRTQTKTEAFAEKYGVENVYGSYEEMLEDENIDVIYIATPHSQHYENMKKAIGAGKHILCEKAITVNDHQLEEIVSLAEEKNLTVREAMTISHMPLFKELKDRIDKGDIGTVKMVQVNFGSNKGYDSTNRFFALEAAGGALLDIGGYATTFARTFMDEAPNTILTTVQYVETGVDEQSGIILKNESDQMAVICLTIRAKQPKRGVVTGDKGYIEVYEYPRASKATITNTETGVTETIEAGRTEDALVYEVEAMEGTVSGTFSDNNLEISRDVMKILSSVRTQWGMKYPFE
- a CDS encoding magnesium transporter CorA family protein, whose product is MIRIFKTYEGSKELREITEIERESWVMMTDPNGAELQMVAEKYQIDLDDLRAPLDEEERSRLEHEDNYTMILANIPVVRAEEGKRLYETIPLGIFITEKVVFTVCLEETNILKQFTDGLVPNFYTYMKTRFVYQILYNNAALFLVYLRMIDKRANQVEEILHETSRNKDLIQLYDLEKCLVYFTTSLKSNEVVLEKLRKHIGLKHYEEDQELLEDVIIENKQAMEMTYIYHNILRSTMSLFGSIIDNNLNQVMKFLAAITIVLELPTMISGLYGMNLNPAGMPFSGSPMGFFIVSAFSVAVCVIAVLILKKKNLL
- a CDS encoding AraC family transcriptional regulator; this translates as MDNNLQMIGRAVDYIEEHLTEENLSLDRITGEIGYSKYHLHRMFTFVVGIPIHRYILRRRLTEAARMLVFTAKPLTDIALCSGYDTQRSFSRSFKSMFRCTPSFYRKRNDFLPLQMKYDVRNRRELRGDKMLDVKMAEEDKLYLVGYDGRTEKGFKVIGKCWKLLHKNKDKIGNRTDQRFLIGVNDYSQFKLEHTSPVFHYIAAAQVSLPERIPKNMKSFELPSGRYAVFTLRGKNEDSLEPVVDYIYRQWFPYSTCRLNEHSRYDFAKYGEETDEKGESEIQFWVPVL
- the sigG gene encoding RNA polymerase sporulation sigma factor SigG; translation: MALNKVEICGVNTASLPLLTNEEKEELFIRIEQGDQEAREQYIKGNLRLVLSVIQRFSGSNENADDLFQVGCIGLMKAIDNFDRSLNVKFSTYAVPMIIGEVRRYLRDNNSMRVSRSLRDIAYKAITAKEALTKKFNKEPTIEAIAEEIEMKKEDVLFALDAIATPLSLYEPVYQDGGDTLFLMDQVKDKKNKEELWVESIALKDAMEHLPEREYNIIRLRFFDGKTQTEVADEISISQAQVSRLEKNALKHMKHYLD
- a CDS encoding substrate-binding periplasmic protein, with product MKKLLLICMMICLVFCLGGCNFPWDKEKTGDKNVRKENITASEVKDSMKGKQLIIGVSDGMAPFSVRDEKTKEMKGFDIDLIKGISEYLGFEYKLRVAPMRELTDLLREKKIDLAISGICITDSRQKEFQFSDVYFENTLKVMVNTDKNITDRKELEGKTIGVEEGTSNAEYAQTNLSEENKIKVYPSMDKVFKDLEKGKIDATVYDATGVDYFMANYKGDKISALDEKLNSAESNYGIMFRKKDPSVGKFNVTLQVLNTEGTYQTIKNEWIGSEDED
- a CDS encoding AEC family transporter, which produces MNIVSIVFGQIVMMFCMMAVGAAAYKAGLITERGSTDLSNITLFLVIPFVVLTSFQIEFDADIFHGILVTFILGIAVHAAAIVLSFLLIRGKDNDRTVLERFSIVYPNCGFMGIPLAQAVLGPKGVIYITAFIAAQNLFIWSHGAASMQGTFNRGSVKEIFKAPVMIATFAGLFCYLFQIKFPVLIYNPLKAIADMNTPLAMIISGTAIAQTNLLKTLTRPRIYVMTALRLLLMPMVMFLILLVVPVSKDLKILSLLASSASTAAITTMFAVKFKKDVGYAAELFAVSTIAAVATLPLMISLGEKFFL